One Candidatus Deferrimicrobium sp. genomic window carries:
- a CDS encoding TPM domain-containing protein, which produces VLTAQQEERLEQWLIQTEQGTNTEIIVVTIGSLQDYPGSNNGSIEEFAKGLFNTWVLGTKPISDGLALISLANCSFTDFMSSPFSNFSRAESGP; this is translated from the coding sequence GTGCTCACCGCTCAGCAGGAGGAGCGCCTGGAGCAGTGGCTCATCCAGACCGAGCAGGGCACGAACACCGAGATCATCGTGGTGACCATCGGCTCACTGCAGGACTACCCCGGATCGAACAACGGCTCGATCGAGGAGTTCGCCAAAGGGCTCTTCAACACGTGGGTGCTGGGCACAAAGCCGATCTCTGACGGCTTGGCGTTGATTAGTTTAGCGAACTGTTCCTTCACGGACTTCATGAGCTCGCCGTTTTCGAATTTTTCGCGGGCGGAATCGGGGCCGTAG
- a CDS encoding acyl-CoA dehydratase activase-related protein, with product MAHGKSLLDSGIDFLFLPNVLNSETAHTHTASQFCPWGQTLPFVVASVPKWEKELRQKLLSPTVRFRDGERYIVEDLFDCFGPLGVSRKEIREGIRDGYREQANFGRFLEIAGAEAIARVEKAGADAIVLLGRPYNLYDRDVNLNIPAKLRDQYGGNVIPIDFLPVDDIDIRDVNDNMFWNYGRKIIAAGKWCRNRPKFHMIYITNFKCGPDSFVRHFITRASGSPYLTLQFDGHGNDAGYVTRCEAYLDSKGVLRPWAQQ from the coding sequence GTGGCCCACGGAAAGTCGCTGCTGGACTCCGGCATCGACTTCCTCTTCCTGCCGAACGTGCTCAACTCGGAGACGGCCCATACCCACACGGCGTCGCAATTCTGTCCCTGGGGGCAGACGCTGCCGTTCGTCGTCGCCTCCGTCCCAAAGTGGGAGAAGGAGCTGCGCCAGAAGCTGCTCTCACCCACCGTCCGGTTCCGCGACGGGGAGAGGTACATCGTGGAGGACCTGTTCGACTGCTTCGGGCCGCTGGGCGTCTCCCGGAAGGAGATCCGGGAAGGGATCCGCGACGGGTACCGCGAGCAGGCGAACTTCGGCCGGTTCCTCGAGATCGCCGGGGCGGAGGCGATCGCGCGAGTCGAGAAGGCGGGGGCGGACGCCATTGTACTGCTCGGGCGCCCGTACAACCTCTACGACCGGGACGTGAACCTGAACATCCCGGCGAAGCTCCGGGACCAGTACGGCGGCAACGTCATCCCGATCGATTTCCTGCCCGTCGACGACATCGACATCCGCGACGTGAACGACAACATGTTCTGGAATTACGGGCGCAAGATCATCGCCGCGGGGAAATGGTGCCGGAACCGGCCGAAATTCCACATGATCTACATCACGAATTTCAAGTGCGGCCCCGACTCCTTCGTGCGACACTTCATCACGAGGGCGTCCGGGTCCCCGTACCTGACACTGCAGTTCGACGGACACGGCAACGACGCGGGGTACGTGACCCGGTGCGAAGCCTATCTCGACAGCAAGGGGGTTCTCCGCCCATGGGCGCAGCAGTGA
- a CDS encoding metallophosphoesterase family protein: MNVAILSDIHSNFDALSAVGAELTRNRPDRIYHLGDLVGYNAQPEECIRWAMANAAAGVSGNHDAVACGRATGRNFHAAARMAALWSRDRISQEGRDYLFRLPVQRFIEGGALLVHGAPSEPGRYIDSIDCAAQELSSLFASMVTGPIFFGHTHEAGGFVRRMDGRVEPVPAKEFRLLPGERALLNPGSVGQPRDRDRTASFLLFDTADGTATWVRVPYDVGAARRKVLEAGLPREFAERLRDGT; encoded by the coding sequence TTGAACGTCGCCATCCTCTCGGACATCCACTCCAACTTCGACGCCCTTTCGGCCGTCGGGGCGGAGCTCACCCGCAACCGGCCGGACCGGATCTATCACCTCGGGGACCTCGTCGGGTACAACGCCCAGCCGGAAGAGTGCATCCGCTGGGCGATGGCGAACGCGGCGGCGGGTGTTTCGGGGAACCATGACGCGGTGGCGTGCGGACGCGCCACAGGCCGGAACTTCCACGCCGCCGCCCGGATGGCGGCTCTCTGGTCCCGGGACCGTATCTCCCAGGAGGGCCGCGACTACCTTTTCCGCCTTCCCGTCCAGCGCTTCATCGAGGGCGGCGCGCTGCTCGTCCACGGAGCCCCCAGCGAGCCGGGCCGGTACATCGATTCCATCGACTGCGCCGCCCAGGAACTTTCGAGCCTCTTCGCGTCCATGGTGACGGGGCCGATCTTCTTCGGACACACCCACGAGGCGGGCGGGTTCGTCCGCCGGATGGACGGCCGGGTGGAGCCCGTTCCCGCGAAGGAGTTCCGCCTCCTGCCGGGAGAGCGGGCGCTCCTCAACCCGGGAAGCGTCGGGCAGCCGAGGGACCGCGACCGGACCGCTTCCTTTCTCCTGTTCGATACCGCCGACGGAACGGCGACCTGGGTCCGCGTGCCGTACGACGTCGGGGCGGCCCGCCGGAAAGTGCTCGAGGCGGGACTCCCGCGTGAATTCGCCGAACGGCTCCGGGACGGGACGTGA
- a CDS encoding SAM-dependent methyltransferase → MPRPWYETIFDERYPDLFGPLERDPEEEVSRVVELLPLPPGASLVDLGCGRGRHAIPLSLRGYRVTGVDLSEKMLGLARERANRVGASVTWVREDMRTFVRPGAFDACLSLFTSFGYFCDEENQRVLVNVARSLKESGALLLDLRNAQKGLSGDEDMEKTIPVPAGMLSMRVRFDRTTRRARAEHTLLRSDGISISSAFDVRIYTEEELTNMLRGAGMRVVAVHGSLDGAPFTSGAERMVVIARR, encoded by the coding sequence TTGCCCCGTCCCTGGTACGAGACGATCTTCGACGAGCGATACCCGGATCTGTTCGGTCCGCTGGAGCGTGATCCCGAGGAGGAAGTTTCCCGGGTGGTGGAGCTCCTGCCGTTGCCACCGGGGGCGTCGCTGGTGGATCTCGGGTGCGGCCGTGGGCGGCACGCCATACCGCTTTCCCTCCGGGGATATCGCGTCACCGGGGTGGACCTCTCCGAAAAGATGCTGGGTCTTGCGAGGGAGCGCGCCAACCGTGTGGGGGCCTCCGTCACGTGGGTAAGGGAGGATATGAGAACATTCGTCCGCCCGGGGGCGTTCGACGCGTGTCTATCCCTCTTCACCTCCTTCGGTTATTTCTGCGACGAGGAAAACCAGCGCGTACTCGTGAACGTGGCGCGCAGCCTGAAGGAGAGCGGGGCGTTGCTGCTCGACTTGCGGAACGCCCAGAAGGGGCTCTCGGGCGATGAGGACATGGAGAAGACGATTCCGGTACCCGCGGGAATGCTGTCCATGCGCGTCCGCTTCGACCGGACCACCCGGCGCGCCCGGGCGGAGCACACACTCCTGCGGTCGGACGGGATCAGCATCTCTTCCGCCTTCGATGTCCGGATATACACGGAGGAGGAATTGACGAACATGCTTCGCGGCGCGGGGATGCGCGTTGTAGCCGTCCACGGCTCCCTCGACGGCGCCCCCTTCACCTCCGGGGCGGAGCGGATGGTCGTGATCGCCCGGCGGTGA
- a CDS encoding PBP1A family penicillin-binding protein — MSRYLDPGEPAGFPWKKLLLIVFVAGLCFVLGAGTGLVLLAKFGDFPPIESAAAYRPSVTSKIFDRNNRVVGEIYLEKRNVVPFKSIPRHVVNAFVAAEDANFFQHKGVDYFAIARAILKDVVSGGFAQGASTITQQTVKSLFLTPEKSIGRKLKELILAYRIEKKLSKEEILYLYLNQIYLGDGAYGVEAASQTYFSRGVSTLTVAEGALLAGLAQAPSRYSPRGHIDKARARQRYVLRRMAEVGFLDKVAAEKAYEARLALAPPSTFRSKAAYFLEYVRIYLQEKYGPDAIYRSEFRIYTTIDGRLQEAAYDAVTQGVRRMEEVNKYKGLQGALLCMDPGTGGVLAMVGGVDFAASQFNRALQARRQPGSAFKPIVYSAALDKGKTVVSTVDDSPIEFARSETEMWKPKNYDGTFLGPIPLLEALAKSRNLATVRLLNEIGVDTAIRMARNLGIQSPIERNLSIALGSSGVTPLELVTAYATFAAGGQRPTPFFIREVQDGQGHVLERTEPKSVQAIAPETAYLTIRLMQEVLRPGGTGASAARLSPNLAGKTGTTNENTDAWFIGGSPDLIAGVWVGFDTPASLGGRQTAASVALPIWAQFIGRTLSYVPAREFPAPAGITFARVDPATGKALPPGSGEGMMLPFKLGTVPETGGPIGKPSSPRRGPGDDLL, encoded by the coding sequence TTGTCCCGTTACCTCGATCCCGGGGAGCCCGCGGGTTTCCCCTGGAAAAAATTGCTGCTGATCGTGTTCGTCGCGGGGCTGTGCTTCGTCCTCGGGGCGGGGACCGGGCTCGTCCTTCTCGCGAAATTCGGGGATTTCCCGCCGATCGAGTCGGCCGCGGCGTACCGGCCCAGCGTCACCTCGAAGATCTTCGACCGGAACAACCGCGTCGTCGGCGAGATCTACCTTGAAAAGCGGAACGTGGTCCCCTTCAAGTCCATCCCCCGGCACGTCGTCAACGCCTTTGTCGCGGCCGAGGACGCGAACTTCTTCCAGCACAAAGGCGTGGACTACTTCGCCATCGCGCGGGCGATCCTCAAGGACGTCGTTTCCGGCGGATTCGCGCAGGGGGCAAGCACGATCACCCAGCAAACGGTCAAATCCCTTTTCCTGACCCCGGAAAAGAGCATCGGGCGCAAGCTGAAGGAGTTGATCCTCGCCTACCGGATCGAGAAGAAACTCTCCAAGGAAGAGATCCTCTACCTCTATCTGAACCAGATCTACCTCGGGGATGGGGCCTACGGCGTGGAGGCGGCGTCGCAGACCTACTTCTCGAGGGGGGTTTCCACGCTCACCGTCGCAGAGGGCGCGCTCCTCGCGGGGCTGGCCCAGGCGCCTTCCCGCTACTCCCCGCGGGGTCACATCGACAAGGCGAGGGCCCGGCAACGATACGTACTGCGCCGGATGGCGGAGGTCGGGTTCCTCGACAAGGTCGCCGCGGAGAAGGCGTACGAAGCGCGCCTGGCCCTGGCCCCCCCCTCCACCTTCCGGTCGAAGGCCGCGTACTTCCTCGAGTACGTCCGCATCTACCTGCAGGAGAAGTACGGCCCGGATGCGATTTACCGGAGCGAGTTCAGGATCTACACAACGATCGACGGGAGATTGCAGGAGGCCGCGTACGACGCCGTGACACAGGGCGTTCGCCGGATGGAGGAGGTGAACAAGTACAAGGGGCTCCAGGGGGCGCTGCTGTGCATGGACCCCGGCACGGGAGGGGTCCTCGCGATGGTGGGCGGCGTCGACTTCGCCGCGTCCCAGTTCAACCGGGCGCTCCAGGCGAGGCGGCAGCCGGGCTCCGCCTTCAAGCCGATCGTCTACAGCGCCGCCCTCGACAAGGGGAAGACGGTGGTCTCCACGGTCGATGACTCGCCGATCGAGTTCGCGAGGAGTGAGACGGAGATGTGGAAGCCGAAGAATTACGATGGGACGTTCCTCGGCCCCATCCCGCTGCTCGAGGCGCTGGCCAAGTCCCGCAACCTGGCGACCGTCCGCCTGCTGAACGAGATCGGCGTGGACACGGCGATCCGGATGGCGCGGAACCTCGGCATCCAGTCGCCCATCGAGCGGAACCTTTCCATCGCCCTCGGGTCGTCCGGCGTGACGCCCCTTGAACTGGTCACCGCATACGCGACCTTCGCCGCCGGAGGACAGCGGCCGACGCCGTTCTTCATCCGGGAGGTGCAGGACGGGCAGGGGCACGTGCTCGAGCGGACCGAACCGAAGAGCGTGCAGGCGATCGCCCCGGAGACCGCCTACCTCACGATACGATTGATGCAGGAGGTTTTGCGTCCCGGGGGGACCGGCGCCTCGGCCGCCAGGCTCTCCCCGAATCTCGCCGGGAAGACGGGAACGACGAACGAGAATACGGACGCCTGGTTCATCGGCGGGTCGCCGGACCTGATCGCGGGGGTGTGGGTGGGCTTCGACACGCCTGCGTCTCTGGGGGGGCGCCAGACGGCGGCCTCCGTGGCGTTGCCGATCTGGGCGCAATTCATCGGGCGGACGCTCAGCTACGTTCCCGCGCGTGAGTTCCCCGCCCCCGCGGGGATCACCTTCGCCCGCGTCGACCCGGCGACTGGAAAGGCCCTCCCCCCGGGAAGCGGGGAGGGGATGATGCTCCCCTTCAAGCTAGGCACGGTGCCGGAGACCGGCGGCCCCATCGGGAAACCCTCCTCACCCCGCCGGGGACCGGGCGACGACCTGCTGTAA